The nucleotide sequence TTATCATTATTTCGTCGCCAGGAAAGTATAAAAACAAAAAATATGGAAGAACTTATTAAGAGCTGGTTAGCCTTTATTACAGACACAACTACAAATATTTCTGAGGTCAACACTGCTGAAGCTAAGCGAGATTTATATAAGCTACTTATTCTGAATCAAGCGCCAGCACTACATGATGCTGGAGACATTTCAGGAAAAATATACAAAAATTTATGGTTTTCACTGCTTGTATTTCTCAATAAAAAAGTCAATGTGGTGGAGCTAGCATTATAAATGAACAAAAGTAGAGTTGGTAGTTTCAAGTATATATTGGTGTTCATTTTGAATATCTTATCCAAGTTTAAGCTTAATGTGCTTGTAATGTTCCTGGTTGCCCTAGTAGTGGCTGTTGATTTATCTTTTAGAAAGTATTTAGTAAAAAATATCTTAGATACAGCTGTAAAATATCAAGAAGGTAATGTAATTGAAAATCTTTTATTACCTGTAAGCGCTTATGTTTGTATGGCATTACTTATTACTACTGCTTTTAGATTCTATGGCTATTTTGTTGACATTCGAATGTTTACCTCAATGCGTCAAAAAATAGCTGATATGTCTTTTTACAGGCTGCTTCAGCAAGACCATTCCTATTATCAAAACAACCTATCCGGAAGTTTAGTATATAAGGTCAGTAACTTAATGGATAGTGTGATAGAGCTAATAAGACTGCTTATAGACTGTTTCTTTAGTTATAGTATAGCATTAATCTTGGCTATTTATACTTTATCACTAGTAAATATAAAGTTTGCAATAGCTACATTCATTTGGGTGAACATTTTTATTTTGATTTCGGTTTTCAGTTTTCGGGTGCTTACCGGATTAGCCGATGATCATTCTAAACAAAGTTCACAAGTAATAGCGGGTATAGCCGACAGTATTTTAAATGTTATATCAGTAAGGTTATTTTCTCGGCAAGCGCATGAGAGGCATAAATTTTTTCAAGTATGCAAGAAAAAAACTATTGCAGAAAGAAAATTACAATGGGCATACTTTTGGCTTTGGTTTATATATGGCTATTCATTTGATATACTCCAAGCAGTAAACTTGTATTTTTTAATTCATGATTATCAATTGAACAAGATTGCAATAGGAGATATTGCTCTTGTACTTGGAATTAATATATCGATTATAGAGTTTCTTAACCATCTAACTAGGAATCTTACCCAATTTTCTACTCATTTCGGCAAAGTTTCAGATGCATTGCCAATCTTGACTACCGTACCAGAAATTCAAGATAAGGAAAATGCTAAAAAATTAAATTTATTAAGTGGAAGAATAACGTTTAATAATGTTTCTTTTTCTTATGAGGGTCAGAAGTCATTATTTCAAGATTTTTCAGTTACCATTAATCCTTGCGAAAAGGTAGGTCTAGTTGGTTATTCTGGAGGTGGTAAATCTACTTTTATAAACTTAATCATAAGGCTATTTGATGTTAAAAAAGGTAATATACAGATTGATAATCAAGTAGTATCGGAAGTTACACAGAGTTCTTTGAGGCAACAAATATCTGTAATACCTCAAGAACCATTGTTGTTTCATGATACTATTTTAGCAAATATTATATATGGTAAACTTCAATCTACTATCGAAGAAATAATAAGAGCTGCAAAGCTGGCTGGTATTCACGATTTCATTATGACTCTACCCGATCAATATGAAACTGTAGTCGGAGAAAAAGGCATAAAGCTATCTGGAGGGGAAAGACAAAGAATAATCATAGCGAGAGCATTTCTAAAAAACGCTCCGATATTATTTTTCGATGAGCCAACTAGTCAGTTAGATTCTATAACAGAGAAAACAATTCAAATGAGTTTATTTAAGTTGATGGAAAATAAAACCACCATTACTATAGCACACCGTATTTCTACACTTTTACATATGGACCGAATTCTAGTATTTAACAAAGGAAAAATTGTCCAAGATGGTAAACACGCTGAATTAGTTTCTAAGCAAGGTCTTTACAAGGAACTTTGGAATGCTCAAATTGGTTGTTTGAATGGCAAAAAATAAGATGGAAAAAATTATTGATCTGAGAAGTGACACTACAACTCTGCAGAGCTCCAACGTTATACATGCAATAAGTAATGCAACTGTTGGAGATTTTGCTTATGGTGAAGACAAAAGCTGTAATGACTTATCAGAATATTGCAAACAATTATTCAAAGTAGAAGAAGCATTATTTGCAACCAGCGGTATGCTTGCAAATAGATTAGCCATTGCCAGTCAAACAAGTCCTGGTGATGAACTAATAACTCATTATAATTATCACGTTAATTTTTTCGATAGCGCAGGCAATGCAAAAGTAAATAATATCGTATTTAATTGTATTAGAAATAATAGCGGAATCTTAGATGTTGCTGAAGTAGAATATGCTATTAATTCTAAGCCAAGGTACAAAATTTTTGCTCAGGTGAGTCTTGTTTCTATAGAAAATAGTATAAACGGGTTTAATGGTAAAATTTATCCTTTTGAAAAACAAGTCGAGTTATATCACTTTTTAAAAGCTCACAATGTAAATCTTCATTTAGACGGTGCAAGAATATTTAATGCTCATGTCGAAACAAATATTGCTTTAGCAGATTATGCTAAATATGTGGATACAATGAGCTTTTCTTTTACCAAAGGACTTGGAGCTCCTTTTGGTTCAATGCTTATGGGTAAAAGAGAGATAATTGAAAGGGCTAAAAAGCTACAGGTTTGGCTAGGTAGTGGTTATCATCAGATAGGGTATTGTGCTAATGCAGCAAAGTATGTACTACAGAACAATATTTCTAGGCTTAAAGAAGACAATAAACTCGCCAAACTGTTTGCAGACAAGATTAAGGAAATTCCACACATAAAACTGGTACTACCTTATCCAGAAACTAATATAGTAAGCTTTAGTATAAAAGCACTAAATGTAACTAATGAGGTTTTCTTGAGTAAGTGCCAAGCTTATGGTTTATTGCTTTTTCCTTGGCTCGAGTCTCATATAAGAGCAGTTACCCATCTTGGCACAAAGGAAACAGACATCATGAAAGCTGCTGAAATTATAAAGGAGGTTGTGTTAAATTTAATATGAGAGTAAAAATAGATTTCTTTAGCGATTCAAACACTGACCCTTCAGCTAAAATGAGGGAAGCGATGGCTAAAGCAAAAGTTGGAAACGAAGCTGCATGTGAAGATCCAACTGTGAACGAATTAGTGGCAACCGCATGTAAAATATTAGGTAAACCTGCAGGAATCTTTTTGATTTCAGGAACGATGTCCAATGTAATTGCTTATAAAGTACACATTCAAAGACCTGGTGATTACTTGCTGCTTGATGAAACTTCACATCCACTCATAGTACAATCTGGCTTGATCGCAGCCCAGGTACATGCTACTCCTTTGCCCATCAAAGGTACAAGAGGAATATTTACTGGAGAACAAATTGTTGAGTTTATTACTCGTCCTAGTTTAAGAAATATTCCGAGAGTTGGGCTTGTTTCTATCGAACAAACGACAAATTTTGGTGGTGGAGCTGTGTGGCCTTTAGAATATATTCAAGAGATCTCAAGTCTCTGCAAAGAGAATGACGTATTCACTCATTTAGATGGAGCAAGACTGTTCAACGCTTGTGCTCATACTAAAATATCTCCAAAGGAGTATGCAAGTTATTTTGATTCGGTATTCATTGATTTTAGTAAAGGATTAGGTGCTCCAATGGGTGCAATATTGCTTGGAAGTGAAGATTTTATTGAAAAAGCTTGGTACTATAAGTTTCAAATTGGCGGAGGTATGCACCAAGCTGGCATTATTTCAGCTGCATGTTTATATGCTCTACGTAATAATGTAAATTCTTTAGAAGAAGATCATAAAAAAATGCAGCACCTTATAGAAGGCCTAGACTCCATAGATCAAGTTATAATTGATATCGACCTGTATAAAACTAATATAGCGTATTTTTCATTACGTACTAATTGTATATCTACTCAAGAATTAATAAACGTACTAATGACAAATTATGGAATTAGAATGGCTAACATCAAAGGTAAAATCAGAGCTATAACACATAGAGATATAAGCTATGAAGATATTAATACTACTGTATCTGCTATAAGAAAGATACTAAGTAATTTTCTGCACTAATTGTTTGCAAACTTCTTGTCAAACAATATTATACCAATATAGTATTATGCTAGCATCTGCATAGAGCTATTTGGGAATAGGTGTGAACTTTGTCTTCTTTCAATATTTACTATTCTTCTGTGGATATATGCTGCTTTATTTATCAAGACAAAGTATACCAATTGCTCTACCACTGTTAATAGATACTGACCATGTAAAATTAAGCTATTTTTTTGCCTGCTTTTCTTTTTTTTATGGAGTATCAAAATTTGTTAATGGAATAATCATGGACTCCAAAAATAATCCATTATTTATGTTTGGGCTATGCAATATTGCAACTGGATTATTAACCATTGGTATAACTTTATCATATAATAATCTAACTTTATTACTGTTAACATTAATATTATTAGCTTGGACACAAGGGTTAGGTTGGCCAGCTATTACCAAGTTTATGGTTACAAACTCTAGCATCTTTTCAATTGCATCATCATGGGGAGTTATGAGCGCATCTCAGCAACTTGGTTCTTGTATTACTTTAATTGTATTACCAAGTATAATTAAAATATATAATGCAAAAAGTGCATTTTTGTACTCTGGTTTCTTATGCTTACTTTTTGGAATTTATATAATATTAAAGGCATATTACAAAGAAAGTGCCAACTTTACTACCTATTATAAGGTGCAGAAATCTCAAATAGGTATCAAGGTAACAAGTTCCATATGGTTTCTATGTTGTGCTACTTTTTGTGCTTATATTATAAAAATGGGAATCTTCTTTTGGTTTCCTATAATTTTAAAGAATAAATTACAAATTTCTCTTGTACAATCCTCACTAATAACAGGCGTATATGATTTAGGTGGAATCCTTGGAACTTTAATAACAGGAAGAATTAGTGATATGTACTTCTTTCAAAATAGAAGCTTGCTGGCATCACTTTATATGTTGGGTATAGCACTCACTTTTATTGCAATGAACTTTGGTCAAAACATAATTCTTATGAACCTTGGTGCAATCTTATCAGGATTCTTTATATTTGGAGTGCAAGTACTGACAGGTGTTATAGCTGTAGAAATTGCTCCACAAAATAATGTATGTGCAATTGTAAGCTTAACAGGATTATTTGGGTATATTGCAAGTTCAATATTTTCATGCGTGCTCTTAGGAGTACTTGTTAAGCACTGTGGTAACAGTATTATGTTTTCATTTTTTTCCATTTGCTCTGTTGTTGCACTCGTTTGCTTTTCCATACTATCAAGCAAAGATCTAAAAAAACTAAGTAAAGCGGTGTAAAAAAAATTTCTCAACAGTTAAACTTTGTAGATAGATTTTTTACCCAAGGAATAAACATGGTAACCATATCTTAGTAATAGCTCGCTATCTAATAAATTACGGAAATCAAAAACATTAGGTGCAGCCATAATACTCTTTAAACTTGCAAAATCTTGATTTTTAAATTCTTTCCACTCCGTTAACAATAACAAGGCTTCCGCGTCCCTTGCAGCCCCTATAGCATTGTCCGCGTATTCTATATCCTTTAGAACTTGCCTAGCATTATCCATCCCCATTGGGTCATATGCAGTAATTTTAGCCTTGTTATTCACTAACAATTGTGCAATATCTATAGCTGGGCTATTTCTTACATCATCAGTACCAGACTTAAAAGTTAGCCCCCATATTGCTATTTTTTTATTTTGGACTCCATTTAATACATATTCTACCTTTTTAGCAATGTTTGTTATATGATTATAGTTAGATTCCTTAACTGAATTTAAAATTTGTAGCTTGACATTGTGATCTTCAGCAAGCCTTATTAAAGCTGACAAATCTTTAGGAAAACATGATCCTCCAAATCCTGGACCAGCTTTGAGAAATTCCTTACCTATTCTATGGTCCATTCCCATACTGTTAGCTAAAAGGTCAATGTCTGCTCCTAATAGCTCACATAAACCTGCCATCTCATTGATAAAAGCAACCTTTGTTGCTAGAAAAGCATTAGAAGCATATTTAATCATTTCAGCAGTAACTGTATCAGTGACTATTAACGGAATATTCTTATCTATAAATGATCTATATATAACTTCTAGTTTTGCTCTAGCTAGCTTAGTTTTTACTCCTATTATTATCCTATCTGGGTATAAAAAATCTGATACTGCAGAGCCTTGCTTGAGAAACTCTGGATTAACCCCCAAATCAAAGTTATAGCCCTTATTAGATAAATAATTATATATATTTTCTGCAGTACCAGGAGGAACAGTTGACTTTATCACTATTAAGCAATCTTGATTAACTCTCTCAGAAACTTCACTTACTGCATTATATACATTCTGTAAATTTGCATTTCCTAGGGAGTCTGATGGAGTATCTACAGTTACAAACACTACTTCTGTGTTGGGATTTATTTGAGAATACGAATCGAAGAATCTTATCCTTTGTAACTTTATATTATTCTCTAAATAGTCTGCTAATCCAGGCTCATATATAGGAATTTTTCCTAATTTCAATAACTCAATCTTCTTAGTATTTATGTCAATGCAATCAACGTTATGACCCTGCTCTGATAACATTGCACAAGATACTAAACCTACATACCCTATTCCTATAATGGTTATATACATCTTGTCATCACCTTAAAAATATCCTAATGTAGCTCAACTGCTTAAACATTTAAAAAGAACATCATTAACAATTAGAGTCATAAATTTTTACTCTAGCGTTGCATACATTATTTTTCTTAATTACTTTACTTTCTGAATAAACTATAAACAAAGTCGATGGTATTAATATTAAAATACCATACAAAGCACTTTTATCAGGCAACTCATTAAACATAACATATGTTACTATTGCAGAAATTATTAGCTCTATGTATCTATATGGTGCAAGTGCAGTAGCATCTGCAAGAGTAAAAGCTTTTAATGTGAAGAACAGAATTAGATTTGAATTAATTCCCAAAATCAGTAGTAATACTAATTCTAACAAGGAAGGCAAATGCCAATAAAACAGCAAAGGCACAGTGGAAAAAATAGTTGTTGTTAGAGCTGAATAAAATAACATACTTATTACGGACTCTTTTATTGCGAGTTTCTTATTAAGTATGTCTAATATAGCAAAGATTAATGTAGATACAATAAAAATAAGAATTTTAGGATTAAAGTCTTCACTATAAGCTTTGGTAGTAATAGCAATACCAACAAAGCCAATAACAGTTACTGACCATCTTTGCCAAATTATATTTTCATTTAGTAAAGGGATTGCAAGAAGTATAACAAATAATGGTATAGAAAAACTTATAATTGTTGCAGTTACTATGGGAAAAATAGCTAACCCATAGGTCCACAAGGTTATTCCAACAAATAACAATACTCCTCTAGTTATCTGAATAGATATTTGACTTGTTTTAAAAGCTTCTCTTCCATAGTAAAGCATAAAAGGTACAAGGGTAATAGTGCTAAATAAAAAGCGGAAAAAGATTACTTCAAAACTTTGGAGATGTAAACTTAGATATTTTGATATAGTATCATTAGCTACACTACTAAGTAAACTGAGTATAAACCAGGTAACTCCAAGCAAATAAGCTCTTAATCTGTGATCCATAAAACTCCCAATTTAATATTTTATGAGATAACTTTACTATAAAAAAGATCAATACTAGACAAGTTTTCCTCTATCTACTGTTTAACCATATTCATAAATATTTAGTAGAAATGATTTGAGAAGTATTATATAAAGTGCAGCTTTATTGTATAATTTTAATAAACAGAAATGCTAACTGATTTTTTTGTAATATATGATAATACTTGCGAATACTATCACATTATCAGGAAAAGTAATCGGGAGTACTGACGGCTGTGGCAATTTTACCAACTAGCTTCTCTGCTAGCATTAGCAATATGTGTTTTCAGTGTTAGCTGTGAAGACGTTAAAGAAAGTTATCAAACAAGCAAATTAGCAGCAAAACTTTACGAAAATGCTTCAGTTGAGTCAGCTAAACAAATTTTCAGAATAGATGTATTAAATACGTAACCATCTTTACTTATATCTTAATATAATGTTTCTCAGTACCGTCTTTAACACAATTCAATTTTCACACTCATCAGCAGTTAGGCCACTTGCTCGCACAATAATATCAATTGCAACACCTGCCTTTGCTAGATTTTTCGCAACCCTGATTTTCTCTGCTTTTTTAACTTTTTCCTTGCCGCTTTTCATATCTTCAGATAGAGATTTGACTAACGCATCTAATGATTCCGGTTCTCTGTACTCGTTTATTAAACTCAATAGCTTTTTACTTTCTCTCGTTTCAGGTAGCAAGACTTTAATATTTACTGATAATGCTCCTGCTATTTCATATAATTTATCAAATAGTATGGTAGTATAACCTCTTTCATATTCATGTATTTCCTTGAGTGTTACGCCAACTTTATCCGCTAAATCTTTTTGAGTATACCTTCTTATTAACCTCCATTCTCTTATTCTTTGCCCTATTCTGTAATATATAGAATCAGTGCAGATTTCTCTCTCTGTATTATCATACTCGTAAATAGATAAGCCGGTTGCCTGGGAAATTATGTCAACTGAAACTCCTTCTTTCACTAGATTTTTTGCTATTTCCAACCTTGCCTCTTCTTGATTAATTTTTTC is from Wolbachia endosymbiont (group B) of Hofmannophila pseudospretella and encodes:
- a CDS encoding ABC transporter ATP-binding protein; its protein translation is MNKSRVGSFKYILVFILNILSKFKLNVLVMFLVALVVAVDLSFRKYLVKNILDTAVKYQEGNVIENLLLPVSAYVCMALLITTAFRFYGYFVDIRMFTSMRQKIADMSFYRLLQQDHSYYQNNLSGSLVYKVSNLMDSVIELIRLLIDCFFSYSIALILAIYTLSLVNIKFAIATFIWVNIFILISVFSFRVLTGLADDHSKQSSQVIAGIADSILNVISVRLFSRQAHERHKFFQVCKKKTIAERKLQWAYFWLWFIYGYSFDILQAVNLYFLIHDYQLNKIAIGDIALVLGINISIIEFLNHLTRNLTQFSTHFGKVSDALPILTTVPEIQDKENAKKLNLLSGRITFNNVSFSYEGQKSLFQDFSVTINPCEKVGLVGYSGGGKSTFINLIIRLFDVKKGNIQIDNQVVSEVTQSSLRQQISVIPQEPLLFHDTILANIIYGKLQSTIEEIIRAAKLAGIHDFIMTLPDQYETVVGEKGIKLSGGERQRIIIARAFLKNAPILFFDEPTSQLDSITEKTIQMSLFKLMENKTTITIAHRISTLLHMDRILVFNKGKIVQDGKHAELVSKQGLYKELWNAQIGCLNGKK
- a CDS encoding UDP-glucose dehydrogenase family protein, with protein sequence MYITIIGIGYVGLVSCAMLSEQGHNVDCIDINTKKIELLKLGKIPIYEPGLADYLENNIKLQRIRFFDSYSQINPNTEVVFVTVDTPSDSLGNANLQNVYNAVSEVSERVNQDCLIVIKSTVPPGTAENIYNYLSNKGYNFDLGVNPEFLKQGSAVSDFLYPDRIIIGVKTKLARAKLEVIYRSFIDKNIPLIVTDTVTAEMIKYASNAFLATKVAFINEMAGLCELLGADIDLLANSMGMDHRIGKEFLKAGPGFGGSCFPKDLSALIRLAEDHNVKLQILNSVKESNYNHITNIAKKVEYVLNGVQNKKIAIWGLTFKSGTDDVRNSPAIDIAQLLVNNKAKITAYDPMGMDNARQVLKDIEYADNAIGAARDAEALLLLTEWKEFKNQDFASLKSIMAAPNVFDFRNLLDSELLLRYGYHVYSLGKKSIYKV
- a CDS encoding DMT family transporter produces the protein MDHRLRAYLLGVTWFILSLLSSVANDTISKYLSLHLQSFEVIFFRFLFSTITLVPFMLYYGREAFKTSQISIQITRGVLLFVGITLWTYGLAIFPIVTATIISFSIPLFVILLAIPLLNENIIWQRWSVTVIGFVGIAITTKAYSEDFNPKILIFIVSTLIFAILDILNKKLAIKESVISMLFYSALTTTIFSTVPLLFYWHLPSLLELVLLLILGINSNLILFFTLKAFTLADATALAPYRYIELIISAIVTYVMFNELPDKSALYGILILIPSTLFIVYSESKVIKKNNVCNARVKIYDSNC
- a CDS encoding threonine aldolase family protein — encoded protein: MRVKIDFFSDSNTDPSAKMREAMAKAKVGNEAACEDPTVNELVATACKILGKPAGIFLISGTMSNVIAYKVHIQRPGDYLLLDETSHPLIVQSGLIAAQVHATPLPIKGTRGIFTGEQIVEFITRPSLRNIPRVGLVSIEQTTNFGGGAVWPLEYIQEISSLCKENDVFTHLDGARLFNACAHTKISPKEYASYFDSVFIDFSKGLGAPMGAILLGSEDFIEKAWYYKFQIGGGMHQAGIISAACLYALRNNVNSLEEDHKKMQHLIEGLDSIDQVIIDIDLYKTNIAYFSLRTNCISTQELINVLMTNYGIRMANIKGKIRAITHRDISYEDINTTVSAIRKILSNFLH
- a CDS encoding MFS transporter, with the translated sequence MLLYLSRQSIPIALPLLIDTDHVKLSYFFACFSFFYGVSKFVNGIIMDSKNNPLFMFGLCNIATGLLTIGITLSYNNLTLLLLTLILLAWTQGLGWPAITKFMVTNSSIFSIASSWGVMSASQQLGSCITLIVLPSIIKIYNAKSAFLYSGFLCLLFGIYIILKAYYKESANFTTYYKVQKSQIGIKVTSSIWFLCCATFCAYIIKMGIFFWFPIILKNKLQISLVQSSLITGVYDLGGILGTLITGRISDMYFFQNRSLLASLYMLGIALTFIAMNFGQNIILMNLGAILSGFFIFGVQVLTGVIAVEIAPQNNVCAIVSLTGLFGYIASSIFSCVLLGVLVKHCGNSIMFSFFSICSVVALVCFSILSSKDLKKLSKAV
- a CDS encoding threonine aldolase family protein produces the protein MEKIIDLRSDTTTLQSSNVIHAISNATVGDFAYGEDKSCNDLSEYCKQLFKVEEALFATSGMLANRLAIASQTSPGDELITHYNYHVNFFDSAGNAKVNNIVFNCIRNNSGILDVAEVEYAINSKPRYKIFAQVSLVSIENSINGFNGKIYPFEKQVELYHFLKAHNVNLHLDGARIFNAHVETNIALADYAKYVDTMSFSFTKGLGAPFGSMLMGKREIIERAKKLQVWLGSGYHQIGYCANAAKYVLQNNISRLKEDNKLAKLFADKIKEIPHIKLVLPYPETNIVSFSIKALNVTNEVFLSKCQAYGLLLFPWLESHIRAVTHLGTKETDIMKAAEIIKEVVLNLI
- a CDS encoding helix-turn-helix domain-containing protein, coding for MFVSVSDISSISYKIGQKIEDSRLMRGHTQVELASEIGLTYQEVNSYENGYIPIPIEVLYVIARVLSVNAIDLLPEPVIVREDSYEDEEILYLTKIYENQKLGKIVPSLVRFVHISEKINQEEARLEIAKNLVKEGVSVDIISQATGLSIYEYDNTEREICTDSIYYRIGQRIREWRLIRRYTQKDLADKVGVTLKEIHEYERGYTTILFDKLYEIAGALSVNIKVLLPETRESKKLLSLINEYREPESLDALVKSLSEDMKSGKEKVKKAEKIRVAKNLAKAGVAIDIIVRASGLTADECEN